A window of Cellulomonas fimi contains these coding sequences:
- the rpsS gene encoding 30S ribosomal protein S19: MPRSLKKGPFVDGHLQKKVDAQNEAGSKNVIKTWSRRSVITPDFLGHTFAVHDGRKHAPVFVTESMVGHKLGEFAPTRTFRGHEKDDRKGRRR, translated from the coding sequence ATGCCTCGCAGCCTCAAGAAGGGCCCGTTCGTCGACGGCCACCTCCAGAAGAAGGTCGACGCGCAGAACGAGGCCGGAAGCAAGAACGTCATCAAGACGTGGTCCCGCCGTTCGGTCATCACCCCGGACTTCCTGGGTCACACGTTCGCGGTGCACGACGGGCGCAAGCACGCGCCGGTCTTCGTCACGGAGTCGATGGTCGGGCACAAGCTCGGCGAGTTCGCCCCGACGCGCACGTTCCGCGGCCACGAGAAGGACGACCGGAAGGGCCGTCGCCGCTGA
- the rplV gene encoding 50S ribosomal protein L22 yields the protein MEAKAKARFVRVTPQKARRVVDLIRGKQAGEAVAVLKFAPQAAAEPVLKTVQSAIANAVEGAKRNSERLDEANLYVSEVFVDEGPTLKRFRPRAQGRASQILKRTSHITVVVAERETKGRTR from the coding sequence ATGGAAGCCAAGGCGAAGGCGCGGTTCGTCCGCGTCACGCCCCAGAAGGCCCGGCGCGTCGTGGACCTCATCCGTGGCAAGCAGGCCGGCGAGGCCGTGGCGGTGCTGAAGTTCGCGCCGCAGGCGGCCGCGGAGCCCGTCCTCAAGACGGTGCAGTCGGCGATCGCGAACGCGGTCGAGGGGGCGAAGCGCAACAGCGAGCGGCTCGACGAGGCGAACCTCTACGTCTCCGAGGTGTTCGTCGACGAGGGCCCGACGCTCAAGCGGTTCCGTCCGCGGGCGCAGGGTCGTGCCAGCCAGATCCTCAAGCGCACGAGCCACATCACCGTGGTCGTCGCTGAGCGCGAGACGAAGGGACGGACCCGATAG
- the rpsC gene encoding 30S ribosomal protein S3, with translation MGQKVNPLGYRLGITTDHRSRWFADSTKPGQRYRDYVREDVQIRKLMSTGLERAGIAKVEIERTRDRVRVDIHTARPGIVIGRRGAEADRIRGELEKLTGKQVQLNILEVKNAEIEAQLVAQGIAEQLASRVSFRRAMRKGIQSAQRAGAKGIRVQVSGRLGGAEMSRTEFYREGRVPLHTLRANIDYGFFEARTTFGRIGVKVWVYKGDVTEKEFAREQATQAPRPARGPRGDRGERGDRGPRGGGRREQRTSDAPVEAPATEAAPAAETSAETGTEA, from the coding sequence GTGGGACAGAAGGTCAACCCGCTCGGGTACCGCCTGGGCATCACGACGGACCACCGGTCGCGCTGGTTCGCGGACTCGACGAAGCCGGGTCAGCGCTACCGCGACTACGTCCGCGAGGACGTGCAGATCCGCAAGCTCATGAGCACGGGTCTCGAGCGCGCCGGCATCGCGAAGGTCGAGATCGAGCGCACGCGTGACCGCGTCCGCGTCGACATCCACACCGCCCGCCCGGGCATCGTCATCGGGCGTCGTGGCGCGGAGGCCGACCGCATCCGCGGCGAGCTCGAGAAGCTCACGGGCAAGCAGGTCCAGCTCAACATCCTCGAGGTCAAGAACGCCGAGATCGAGGCCCAGCTGGTCGCCCAGGGCATCGCCGAGCAGCTCGCGAGCCGTGTCTCGTTCCGCCGCGCGATGCGCAAGGGCATCCAGTCGGCGCAGCGCGCCGGCGCCAAGGGCATCCGCGTGCAGGTCTCCGGCCGCCTCGGCGGCGCGGAGATGAGCCGCACGGAGTTCTACCGCGAGGGTCGTGTGCCGCTGCACACGCTCCGCGCGAACATCGACTACGGCTTCTTCGAGGCCCGCACGACCTTCGGCCGCATCGGCGTGAAGGTCTGGGTCTACAAGGGCGACGTCACCGAGAAGGAGTTCGCCCGCGAGCAGGCGACCCAGGCCCCGCGCCCGGCCCGTGGCCCGCGCGGTGACCGTGGCGAGCGTGGCGACCGCGGCCCCCGTGGCGGCGGCCGTCGCGAGCAGCGCACCTCGGACGCCCCTGTCGAGGCCCCCGCGACCGAGGCCGCTCCCGCGGCGGAGACCTCGGCTGAGACCGGAACGGAGGCCTGA
- the rplP gene encoding 50S ribosomal protein L16 → MLIPRRLKHRKQHHPGRSGASTGGTKISFGEYGIQALEPAYVTNRQIEAARIAMTRHIKRGGKVWINIYPDRPLTKKPAETRMGSGKGSPEWWIANVKPGRVMFELAGVPEPLAREAMRRAQHKLPMKTRFVVREGGN, encoded by the coding sequence GTGCTCATCCCGCGCCGACTCAAGCACCGCAAGCAGCACCACCCCGGCCGCTCCGGCGCGTCGACCGGTGGCACCAAGATCTCGTTCGGCGAGTACGGCATCCAGGCTCTCGAGCCCGCCTACGTCACGAACCGGCAGATCGAGGCTGCGCGTATCGCCATGACCCGCCACATCAAGCGTGGTGGGAAGGTCTGGATCAACATCTACCCGGACCGTCCCCTCACGAAGAAGCCCGCCGAGACCCGCATGGGTTCCGGCAAGGGCTCGCCCGAGTGGTGGATCGCCAACGTCAAGCCCGGCCGAGTGATGTTCGAGCTCGCCGGCGTCCCGGAGCCGCTGGCTCGTGAGGCCATGCGCCGCGCCCAGCACAAGCTCCCGATGAAGACCCGTTTCGTGGTTCGCGAGGGTGGTAACTGA
- the rpmC gene encoding 50S ribosomal protein L29 — MAIGTKDLAPTELDAFDDEKLVAELKKAKEELFNLRFQSATGQLESHGRLKAVRRDIARIYTILRERELGIRTAPTASE, encoded by the coding sequence ATGGCTATCGGAACCAAGGACCTGGCTCCCACGGAGCTGGACGCCTTCGACGACGAGAAGCTGGTCGCCGAGCTGAAGAAGGCCAAGGAGGAGCTCTTCAACCTCCGCTTCCAGTCCGCGACCGGTCAGCTCGAGAGCCACGGCCGTCTGAAGGCCGTCCGCCGCGACATCGCCCGGATCTACACGATCCTGCGCGAGCGCGAGCTCGGCATCCGTACCGCTCCGACCGCGAGCGAGTGA
- the rpsQ gene encoding 30S ribosomal protein S17, protein MNEKSTTATAEHRAYRKTRRGYVVSDKMDKTVVVEVEDRVKHPLYGKVIRRTSKVKAHDEQGSAGVGDLVLIMETRPLSATKRWRLVEILEKAK, encoded by the coding sequence ATGAACGAGAAGAGCACCACCGCCACGGCGGAGCACCGCGCGTACCGCAAGACGCGCCGCGGCTACGTCGTGAGCGACAAGATGGACAAGACCGTCGTGGTCGAGGTCGAGGACCGGGTCAAGCACCCGCTCTACGGCAAGGTCATCCGGCGGACCAGCAAGGTCAAGGCGCACGACGAGCAGGGCTCGGCGGGCGTGGGTGACCTCGTCCTCATCATGGAGACCCGCCCGCTGTCCGCGACCAAGCGGTGGCGCCTGGTGGAGATCCTCGAGAAGGCCAAGTAA
- the rplN gene encoding 50S ribosomal protein L14, with protein MIQQESRLRVADNTGAKEILCIRVLGGSGRRYAGIGDVIVATVKDAIPGGNVKKGDVVKAVIVRTRKERRRPDGSYIKFDENAAVILKNDGEPRGTRIFGPVGRELRDKKFMKIISLAPEVL; from the coding sequence ATGATCCAGCAGGAGTCGCGACTGCGTGTCGCCGACAACACGGGTGCCAAGGAGATCCTCTGCATCCGCGTTCTCGGTGGTTCCGGCCGTCGCTACGCAGGCATCGGTGACGTCATCGTCGCCACCGTCAAGGACGCGATCCCCGGCGGCAACGTCAAGAAGGGCGACGTCGTCAAGGCCGTCATCGTGCGCACCCGCAAGGAGCGCCGCCGTCCGGACGGCTCGTACATCAAGTTCGACGAGAACGCCGCCGTGATCCTCAAGAACGACGGGGAGCCCCGTGGGACGCGCATCTTCGGCCCCGTGGGCCGCGAGCTGCGCGACAAGAAGTTCATGAAGATCATCTCGCTGGCGCCGGAGGTGCTCTGA
- the rplX gene encoding 50S ribosomal protein L24, translated as MAKIKKGDLVLVISGRDKGKQGRVLEVLTETQRVVVEGVQRVQKHVKAGQTQRGTRTGGIETVEAPIHISNVMLVDPETKKGTRVGYRTEQVERDGRTRNVRVRVAKRSGKDI; from the coding sequence ATGGCGAAGATCAAGAAGGGCGACCTCGTCCTCGTCATCTCGGGGCGCGACAAGGGCAAGCAGGGCCGCGTGCTCGAGGTGCTCACCGAGACGCAGCGCGTCGTCGTCGAGGGCGTGCAGCGCGTGCAGAAGCACGTCAAGGCCGGCCAGACGCAGCGTGGCACCCGCACGGGTGGCATCGAGACCGTCGAGGCCCCCATCCACATCAGCAACGTGATGCTCGTCGACCCGGAGACCAAGAAGGGCACCCGGGTGGGCTACCGCACCGAGCAGGTCGAGCGTGACGGCCGCACGCGGAACGTCCGTGTCCGCGTCGCCAAGCGTTCCGGTAAGGACATCTGA
- the rplE gene encoding 50S ribosomal protein L5 translates to MTEITAPAQPRLKTRYAEEIKPALNTQFAYENINQVPRLVKVVVNMGVGDAAKDSKLIEGAIRDLTQITGQKPQVTKARKSIAQFKLREGMPIGAHVTLRGDRAWEFLDRLLSTALPRIRDFRGLSATQFDGNGNYTFGLTEQSMFHEIDQDRIDRVRGMDITIVTTANNDDEGRAFLKLLGFPFKEN, encoded by the coding sequence ATGACCGAGATCACCGCTCCGGCCCAGCCGCGTCTGAAGACCCGCTACGCCGAGGAGATCAAGCCGGCGCTCAACACGCAGTTCGCGTACGAGAACATCAACCAGGTCCCGCGCCTGGTGAAGGTCGTCGTGAACATGGGTGTCGGCGACGCCGCCAAGGACTCCAAGCTCATCGAGGGCGCGATCCGCGACCTGACCCAGATCACGGGTCAGAAGCCGCAGGTCACCAAGGCCCGCAAGTCCATCGCGCAGTTCAAGCTGCGCGAGGGCATGCCGATCGGCGCGCACGTCACGCTGCGCGGCGACCGTGCCTGGGAGTTCCTGGACCGCCTGCTCTCGACGGCGCTTCCCCGTATCCGTGACTTCCGCGGCCTGTCGGCGACGCAGTTCGACGGCAACGGCAACTACACGTTCGGCCTCACGGAACAGTCGATGTTCCACGAGATCGACCAGGACCGGATCGACCGTGTCCGCGGCATGGACATCACGATCGTCACGACGGCGAACAACGACGACGAGGGTCGCGCCTTCCTCAAGCTCCTCGGCTTCCCGTTCAAGGAGAACTGA
- a CDS encoding type Z 30S ribosomal protein S14, producing the protein MAKTALINKAAAKPKFAVRAYTRCQRCGRPHSVYRKFGLCRICVREMAHRGELPGVTKSSW; encoded by the coding sequence ATGGCGAAGACCGCTCTGATCAACAAGGCTGCCGCCAAGCCCAAGTTCGCGGTGCGTGCGTACACGCGCTGCCAGCGCTGCGGCCGTCCGCACTCGGTGTACCGCAAGTTCGGCCTGTGCCGGATCTGCGTGCGGGAGATGGCCCACCGCGGCGAGCTCCCCGGCGTCACCAAGAGCAGCTGGTAA
- the rpsH gene encoding 30S ribosomal protein S8, which translates to MTMTDPIADFLTRLRNANSAHHDTVSIPFSKLKSHVAEILQAEGYIQGWTVEDAPVGKNLVVTLKYGPNRERALAGLKRVSKPGLRVYAKSTNLPKVLGGLGVAILSTSSGLLTDKQAAKKGVGGEVLAYVW; encoded by the coding sequence ATGACCATGACCGACCCCATCGCAGACTTCCTCACGCGTCTGCGCAACGCGAACTCGGCGCACCACGACACGGTGTCGATCCCGTTCTCGAAGCTCAAGTCGCACGTCGCGGAGATCCTGCAGGCCGAGGGCTACATCCAGGGCTGGACCGTCGAGGACGCCCCCGTGGGCAAGAACCTCGTCGTGACCCTGAAGTACGGCCCCAACCGCGAGCGTGCGCTCGCCGGCCTGAAGCGCGTGTCCAAGCCGGGCCTGCGCGTGTACGCGAAGTCCACCAACCTGCCCAAGGTGCTCGGCGGCCTGGGCGTGGCGATCCTCTCCACGTCCTCGGGTCTCCTCACCGACAAGCAGGCCGCCAAGAAGGGCGTGGGTGGGGAAGTCCTCGCCTACGTCTGGTAA
- the rplF gene encoding 50S ribosomal protein L6 has translation MSRIGRIPVSVPTGVDVNIDGAVVTVKGPKGTLSHTVAAPLEVARDEAGALVVTRPNDERLSRSLHGLTRTLLANLVTGVTEGYVKKLEIVGTGYRVTAKGSDLEFALGFSHPVVVTPPEGITFVVEAPTRFSVQGIDKQQVGEVAANIRKIRKPEPYKGKGVRYAGENVRRKVGKAGK, from the coding sequence ATGTCTCGTATCGGCAGGATCCCCGTTTCGGTCCCGACCGGCGTGGACGTCAACATCGACGGTGCCGTGGTGACGGTGAAGGGCCCCAAGGGCACCCTCTCGCACACGGTCGCCGCACCCCTCGAGGTCGCGCGTGACGAGGCCGGTGCCCTCGTGGTCACCCGCCCGAACGACGAGCGCCTCTCGCGCTCGCTGCACGGCCTGACCCGCACGCTCCTGGCGAACCTCGTCACCGGCGTGACCGAGGGCTACGTCAAGAAGCTCGAGATCGTCGGCACCGGTTACCGCGTGACCGCGAAGGGCTCGGACCTCGAGTTCGCGCTCGGCTTCAGCCACCCGGTCGTCGTCACGCCGCCGGAGGGCATCACCTTCGTCGTCGAGGCCCCGACCCGCTTCTCGGTGCAGGGCATCGACAAGCAGCAGGTCGGCGAGGTCGCCGCGAACATCCGCAAGATCCGCAAGCCCGAGCCGTACAAGGGCAAGGGCGTGCGGTACGCGGGCGAGAACGTGCGCCGCAAGGTCGGAAAGGCTGGGAAGTAA
- the rplR gene encoding 50S ribosomal protein L18 → MAISIKGKGKTIARQRRHLRLRKKVVGSAARPRLVVTRSARHITAQVVDDGIGQTIASASTLEVDLRGAEGDKSAKARKVGELVAERAKAKGIDAVVFDRGGNKYHGRVAAVADGAREGGLKL, encoded by the coding sequence ATGGCGATCAGCATCAAGGGCAAGGGCAAGACGATCGCCCGCCAGCGCCGGCACCTGCGCCTGCGCAAGAAGGTCGTGGGCTCGGCTGCTCGGCCGCGCCTCGTCGTCACCCGCTCCGCCCGTCACATCACGGCCCAGGTCGTGGACGACGGCATCGGCCAGACCATCGCGTCGGCGTCGACCCTCGAGGTCGACCTGCGCGGGGCCGAGGGCGACAAGTCCGCCAAGGCCCGCAAGGTCGGCGAGCTCGTCGCCGAGCGCGCGAAGGCCAAGGGCATCGACGCGGTCGTCTTCGACCGCGGCGGCAACAAGTACCACGGCCGGGTGGCCGCGGTCGCCGACGGTGCCCGCGAGGGTGGTCTGAAGCTGTGA
- the rpsE gene encoding 30S ribosomal protein S5 gives MAAPARSNTGAQGGTGGDRRDGGRRDGGRRQDAAEKSQFVERVVTINRVAKVVKGGRRFSFTALVVVGDGDGTVGVGYGKAKEVPAAIAKGVEEAKKNFFRVPRIQGTIPHPITGEAAAGVVFLRPASPGTGVIAGGPVRAVLECAGIHDVLSKSLGSSNAINIVHATVAALRGLEQPEAVAARRGLPVEHVVPAALLRAQAEGRAAAAEKVGA, from the coding sequence ATGGCTGCTCCTGCACGCAGCAACACCGGTGCCCAGGGCGGCACCGGCGGCGACCGCCGCGACGGCGGCCGTCGTGACGGTGGACGTCGTCAGGACGCCGCCGAGAAGAGCCAGTTCGTCGAGCGCGTCGTGACGATCAACCGCGTCGCCAAGGTCGTCAAGGGTGGCCGCCGCTTCAGCTTCACCGCGCTCGTCGTGGTGGGCGACGGTGACGGCACCGTCGGCGTCGGCTACGGCAAGGCCAAGGAGGTGCCCGCGGCGATCGCCAAGGGTGTCGAGGAGGCGAAGAAGAACTTCTTCCGCGTCCCCCGCATCCAGGGCACCATCCCGCACCCCATCACGGGTGAGGCCGCCGCCGGTGTCGTGTTCCTGCGTCCGGCGTCGCCGGGTACCGGCGTGATCGCCGGTGGTCCGGTCCGCGCCGTCCTGGAGTGCGCCGGCATCCACGACGTCCTGAGCAAGTCGCTCGGCTCGTCGAACGCGATCAACATCGTCCACGCGACCGTCGCGGCCCTCCGTGGCCTCGAGCAGCCGGAGGCCGTGGCCGCGCGCCGTGGTCTGCCGGTCGAGCACGTCGTCCCGGCCGCCCTCCTGCGGGCCCAGGCCGAGGGCCGTGCGGCCGCCGCGGAGAAGGTGGGTGCGTGA
- the rpmD gene encoding 50S ribosomal protein L30: MARLKVTQKKSGIGGKQNQRDTLRTLGLKRIGDVVVKEDRPEIRGMVQTVRHLVAVEEVE, encoded by the coding sequence ATGGCTCGTCTCAAGGTGACCCAGAAGAAGTCGGGCATCGGTGGCAAGCAGAACCAGCGCGACACGCTGCGCACCCTGGGCCTCAAGCGGATCGGCGACGTCGTCGTCAAGGAGGACCGCCCTGAGATCCGCGGCATGGTCCAGACCGTGCGGCACCTCGTCGCGGTCGAAGAGGTGGAGTGA
- the rplO gene encoding 50S ribosomal protein L15: MADEKKETEEVTAPKAAAKKAPAKKAADAAAEAPKKTTKAKADKAETASAAAEKPAAEKKAPAKKAAAAPAKAKVEKSDAAVKAAEAAAQPGAGGTLKVHHLRPAPGAKTAKTRVGRGEASKGKTAGRGTKGTKARYQVPAAFEGGQMPMHMRLPKLRGFKNPFRTEYQVVNLDKLSALYPDGGDVTVADLVAKGAVRKGQPVKVLGTGELTVKVSVAVDAYSASAKEKIVAAGGSVAQD, encoded by the coding sequence ATGGCTGACGAGAAGAAGGAGACCGAGGAGGTGACGGCCCCCAAGGCCGCCGCCAAGAAGGCTCCCGCCAAGAAGGCCGCCGACGCGGCTGCCGAGGCTCCGAAGAAGACGACGAAGGCGAAGGCCGACAAGGCCGAGACCGCCTCCGCCGCCGCGGAGAAGCCGGCTGCCGAGAAGAAGGCGCCCGCGAAGAAGGCCGCCGCCGCTCCGGCGAAGGCCAAGGTCGAGAAGTCCGACGCGGCCGTCAAGGCCGCCGAGGCAGCCGCCCAGCCCGGCGCCGGTGGCACCCTCAAGGTGCACCACCTGCGTCCGGCCCCGGGCGCCAAGACCGCCAAGACCCGCGTGGGTCGTGGTGAGGCGTCCAAGGGCAAGACGGCCGGTCGTGGCACCAAGGGCACCAAGGCCCGGTACCAGGTCCCGGCCGCCTTCGAGGGCGGGCAGATGCCGATGCACATGCGTCTGCCGAAGCTCCGTGGCTTCAAGAACCCGTTCCGCACCGAGTACCAGGTCGTCAACCTGGACAAGCTCTCGGCGCTCTACCCGGACGGTGGCGACGTGACGGTCGCCGACCTGGTCGCGAAGGGTGCGGTCCGCAAGGGCCAGCCCGTCAAGGTGCTCGGCACCGGCGAGCTCACGGTCAAGGTCTCCGTGGCCGTGGACGCCTACTCGGCGTCCGCCAAGGAGAAGATCGTGGCTGCCGGCGGCTCCGTCGCGCAGGACTGA
- the secY gene encoding preprotein translocase subunit SecY — MLSAFVRAFRTPDLRRKLLFTIGIMVVFRIGSFLPTPGVSYPNVQVCIDQTQGANDLIGIVNLFSGGALLQLSVFALGIMPYITASIIIQLLRVVIPKFEELHREGQSGTAKLTQYTRYLTIALAVLQSTTIITIARSGQLFQGCTVDVIPDDSWVTLLIMVITMTAGTGLIMWLGELITERGVGNGMSLLIFTSIAASFPGAMWSIAGGAGGGAKFVAVLAVVVLVIALVVFVEQSQRRIPVQYAKRMVGRRMYGGSSTYIPIKINMAGVIPVIFASSLLAVPGLIAQFGDPTAGWVQWVSRYIADPASPWHIAIYVLLIIFFCYFYTAITFNPDEVADNMKKYGGFIPGIRAGRPTAEYLDYVITRITAPGSIYLALVALIPTIVFIALDVSTNIPFGGSSILIVVGVGLETVKQIESQLQQRHYEGFLR; from the coding sequence GTGCTCAGCGCATTCGTCCGGGCGTTCAGGACGCCCGACCTGCGGCGCAAGCTGCTCTTCACGATCGGGATCATGGTCGTCTTCCGGATCGGCTCGTTCCTGCCGACCCCGGGCGTCAGCTATCCCAACGTGCAGGTCTGCATCGACCAGACGCAGGGCGCGAACGACCTGATCGGGATCGTGAACCTGTTCAGCGGGGGAGCGCTCCTGCAGCTCTCCGTCTTCGCGCTGGGGATCATGCCGTACATCACGGCGAGCATCATCATCCAGCTGCTGCGCGTGGTGATCCCCAAGTTCGAGGAGCTGCACCGCGAGGGCCAGTCCGGCACCGCGAAGCTCACGCAGTACACCCGGTACCTGACGATCGCCCTCGCGGTCCTCCAGTCGACGACGATCATCACGATCGCGCGCAGCGGCCAGCTGTTCCAGGGCTGCACCGTCGACGTCATCCCGGACGACAGCTGGGTGACGCTGCTCATCATGGTCATCACCATGACCGCGGGCACCGGCCTCATCATGTGGCTCGGCGAGCTCATCACCGAGCGCGGTGTCGGCAACGGCATGTCGCTCCTCATCTTCACGTCGATCGCCGCGAGCTTCCCCGGCGCGATGTGGTCGATCGCCGGCGGTGCCGGCGGTGGCGCGAAGTTCGTCGCGGTCCTCGCCGTCGTGGTGCTCGTCATCGCGCTCGTCGTCTTCGTCGAGCAGTCGCAGCGCCGCATCCCGGTGCAGTACGCCAAGCGCATGGTCGGTCGCCGCATGTACGGCGGCTCGAGCACCTACATCCCGATCAAGATCAACATGGCCGGTGTCATCCCGGTGATCTTCGCGTCGTCGCTGCTCGCCGTCCCGGGCCTCATCGCCCAGTTCGGCGACCCGACCGCGGGCTGGGTGCAGTGGGTGTCCCGCTACATCGCGGACCCGGCGTCGCCGTGGCACATCGCGATCTACGTGCTGCTGATCATCTTCTTCTGCTACTTCTACACGGCGATCACGTTCAACCCGGACGAGGTCGCGGACAACATGAAGAAGTACGGCGGCTTCATCCCCGGCATCCGCGCCGGTCGGCCGACCGCCGAGTACCTCGACTACGTCATCACGCGGATCACGGCGCCGGGCTCGATCTACCTCGCCCTCGTCGCGCTGATCCCGACCATCGTCTTCATCGCCCTCGACGTGAGCACGAACATCCCGTTCGGCGGCTCGTCGATCCTCATCGTCGTCGGTGTGGGCCTGGAGACCGTCAAGCAGATCGAGTCGCAGCTCCAGCAGCGGCACTACGAAGGGTTCCTGCGGTGA
- a CDS encoding adenylate kinase, with the protein MSARLVLLGPPGAGKGTQAARLGERLGVPAISTGDIFRANIKGGTELGKKVQAITASGALVPDELTNDLVRDRLAQDDVVEGFLLDGYPRNVAQVAALDEILGDRAVDLAVEITADPDVVVGRLLKRAEIEGREDDTEDVIRHRLDVYAEQTAPISAVYAERGLLVQVDGIGEVDEVTERLVAAIGSLAR; encoded by the coding sequence GTGAGCGCACGCCTCGTCCTCCTCGGCCCGCCCGGTGCGGGCAAGGGCACCCAGGCGGCCCGGCTCGGGGAGCGCCTCGGCGTCCCCGCGATCTCGACGGGCGACATCTTCCGCGCCAACATCAAGGGCGGCACGGAGCTCGGCAAGAAGGTCCAGGCGATCACCGCGTCAGGCGCGCTCGTGCCGGACGAGCTGACGAACGACCTCGTGCGCGACCGCCTGGCGCAGGACGACGTCGTCGAGGGCTTCCTCCTCGACGGGTACCCGCGCAACGTGGCCCAGGTCGCGGCGCTCGACGAGATCCTGGGCGACCGCGCCGTGGACCTCGCGGTCGAGATCACCGCCGACCCCGACGTCGTCGTGGGCCGTCTGCTCAAGCGTGCCGAGATCGAGGGCCGCGAGGACGACACCGAGGACGTCATCCGCCACCGGCTCGACGTGTACGCCGAGCAGACCGCCCCGATCTCGGCGGTGTACGCCGAGCGCGGGCTGCTGGTCCAGGTCGACGGCATCGGCGAGGTCGACGAGGTGACCGAGCGGCTCGTCGCCGCGATCGGCTCGCTCGCCCGCTGA
- the map gene encoding type I methionyl aminopeptidase, translating to MFGRERIEYKTPDQVRVMRRAGLVVADALAAVRERVAPGVTTADLDAVAAAVIVDAGATPSFLGYHGYPATLCVSVNDEVVHGIPGARVLEPGDVVSVDCGAVVDGWHGDSAITVVLEGGEQADVDLAETTRAAMWAGIAALASAERLGAVGEAVEEVVDAALEAGLNDGRRYGVVEEYVGHGIGTAMHQPPDVLNYRARDRGPRVRPGLCVAIEPMVVRGQRFTQVLDDDWTVVTVDGSRASHWEHTVAVLEDGIWVLTEPDGGAAELAALGVEVSPLA from the coding sequence GTGTTCGGTCGTGAGCGCATCGAGTACAAGACCCCGGACCAGGTCCGGGTCATGCGGCGCGCCGGCCTCGTCGTCGCGGACGCCCTCGCGGCGGTGCGGGAGCGGGTCGCCCCCGGGGTGACGACCGCCGACCTCGACGCCGTGGCGGCCGCGGTGATCGTGGACGCCGGTGCGACGCCGTCGTTCCTCGGCTACCACGGGTACCCCGCGACGCTCTGCGTCTCCGTGAACGACGAGGTCGTGCACGGGATCCCCGGTGCACGCGTGCTGGAGCCCGGCGACGTCGTGTCCGTCGACTGCGGGGCCGTCGTCGACGGCTGGCACGGCGACTCCGCGATCACGGTGGTGCTCGAGGGCGGTGAGCAGGCCGACGTCGATCTCGCGGAGACGACGCGTGCGGCGATGTGGGCCGGCATCGCGGCGCTCGCATCGGCCGAGCGGCTCGGCGCCGTCGGCGAGGCGGTCGAGGAGGTCGTCGACGCCGCGCTCGAGGCCGGGCTGAACGACGGCCGGCGGTACGGGGTCGTCGAGGAGTACGTGGGCCACGGCATCGGCACGGCCATGCACCAGCCGCCGGACGTCCTCAACTACCGCGCCCGGGACCGGGGTCCGCGGGTCCGGCCCGGCCTCTGCGTCGCGATCGAGCCGATGGTGGTGCGCGGGCAGCGCTTCACGCAGGTGCTCGACGACGACTGGACCGTCGTGACCGTCGACGGTTCGCGTGCGTCGCACTGGGAGCACACCGTCGCCGTGCTCGAGGACGGCATCTGGGTGCTGACGGAGCCCGACGGGGGAGCGGCCGAGCTGGCCGCGCTCGGCGTCGAGGTGTCCCCGCTCGCCTGA
- the infA gene encoding translation initiation factor IF-1, with protein MAKKDGVIEIEGSVVEALPNAMFRVELTNGHKVLAHISGKMRQHYIRILPEDRVVVELSPYDLSRGRIVYRYK; from the coding sequence ATGGCGAAGAAGGACGGTGTCATCGAGATCGAGGGCAGCGTCGTGGAGGCTCTGCCGAACGCGATGTTCCGCGTGGAGCTCACGAACGGCCACAAGGTGCTCGCCCACATCTCGGGCAAGATGCGTCAGCACTACATCCGGATCCTCCCCGAGGACCGGGTGGTCGTCGAGCTGAGCCCGTACGACCTGTCCCGCGGTCGGATCGTCTACCGCTACAAGTAA
- the rpmJ gene encoding 50S ribosomal protein L36, protein MKVKPSVKKICDKCKVIRRHGRVQVICENLRHKQRQG, encoded by the coding sequence ATGAAGGTCAAGCCCAGCGTCAAGAAGATCTGCGACAAGTGCAAGGTGATCCGCCGGCACGGTCGCGTCCAGGTGATCTGCGAGAACCTGCGCCACAAGCAGCGCCAGGGCTGA